The Phalacrocorax carbo chromosome 11, bPhaCar2.1, whole genome shotgun sequence genome includes a region encoding these proteins:
- the LOC104045163 gene encoding putative P2Y purinoceptor 10: MESNVSSGNCTDPQISFQSTLYATTYTIIFIPGLLANGAALWVLCRFISKNKPVIFMINLAVADLAHVLSLPLRMYYYINHTWPFGSFLCQLCFYLKYLNMYASICFLTCISVQRYLFLRHPFKAKDWKRRYDIAISAAIWLVVGAACFPLLVVRNPALSNSTNRCFSDLGVKQMSPGASIALVTVAELFGFVLPLGIIAGCTWKMWQSLRECPTQLQNTSEKQKALRMVLMCAAVFFICFTPYHINFPFFMMVIENIIQDCTIHRSMLRFHPISLCLASLNCCLDPVLYYFMTSEFQDQLLRHSCATLRAWFTCSGSSHSIAETDHDIRTKRRNLPRFKFWSLPKFFGRINSMEIPATPPDELLLESIS; encoded by the coding sequence ATGGAGAGCAACGTGTCCTCCGGGAACTGTACTGACCCCCAGATATCCTTCCAGTCCACCCTGTACGCAACCACCTACACCATCATATTCATCCCCGGCCTCCTGGCAAACGGTGCTGCCCTGTGGGTCTTGTGCCGCTTCATCAGCAAGAACAAACCCGTCATTTTCATGATCAACCTGGCCGTGGCCGACCTGGCTCACGTCCTCTCGCTGCCCTTACGGATGTATTACTACATAAACCACACTTGGCCGTTTGGAAGCTTTCTCTGCCAGCTGTGCTTCTACCTGAAGTATCTCAACATGTACGCCAGCATTTGCTTCCTCACCTGCATCAGCGTCCAGCGGTACCTCTTCCTCCGCCATCCCTTCAAAGCCAAGGACTGGAAGCGGCGGTACGACATAGCCATCAGCGCTGCCATCTGGCTCGTCGTCGGGGCGGCGTGCTTTCCTCTGCTAGTAGTGAGGAACCCAGCCCTCTCCAACAGCACAAACAGGTGCTTCTCAGACCTGGGGGTGAAGCAGATGAGCCCAGGAGCCTCCATCGCGCTGGTGACGGTGGCGGAGCTGTTTGGGTTCGTCCTCCCCTTGGGCATCATTGCCGGCTGCACTTGGAAGATGTGGCAGTCCCTGCGGGAGTGCCCAACGCAGCTGCAAAACACCAGCGAGAAGCAGAAGGCTTTGCGCATGGTCTTGATGTGCGCGGCCGTCTTCTTCATCTGCTTCACCCCCTACCACATCAACTTCCCTTTCTTCATGATGGTGATAGAGAACATCATCCAGGACTGCACCATTCACAGGAGCATGCTCCGCTTCCACCCcatctccctctgcctggcGAGCCTCAACTGCTGCCTGGATCCGGTCCTCTACTACTTCATGACCTCCGAGTTCCAGGACCAGCTGCTGCGCCACAGCTGCGCCACCCTGCGAGCTTGGTTCACGTGCAGCGGGAGCAGCCACTCCATCGCTGAAACTGACCATGACATTCGTACGAAGAGGAGAAATCTTCCGCGCTTTAAGTTTTGGTCTCTTCCCAAGTTCTTTGGCCGAATAAACAGCATGGAAATCCCTGCCACGCCGCCCGACGAGCTTCTGCTGGAGTCCATCTCTTGA